In Pedobacter sp. W3I1, one DNA window encodes the following:
- a CDS encoding HU family DNA-binding protein, translated as MTKADIISEISTKTGIEKVDVQETVEAFFKVIKTSMIGGENVYVRGFGSFVVKKRAQKTARNISKNTAIIIPEHFVPSFKPAKVFVDKVKSNSKKINVEA; from the coding sequence ATGACTAAGGCAGATATTATTTCAGAAATATCAACAAAAACCGGAATTGAGAAGGTTGATGTACAGGAAACAGTGGAGGCATTTTTCAAGGTTATCAAAACCAGCATGATTGGCGGTGAAAATGTATACGTTAGAGGCTTCGGAAGCTTTGTTGTTAAAAAGAGAGCGCAAAAAACTGCGAGAAATATCTCAAAAAACACTGCAATAATTATCCCAGAACACTTCGTTCCTAGCTTTAAACCAGCAAAAGTATTTGTTGATAAAGTGAAAAGTAATTCAAAAAAAATTAACGTAGAAGCCTAA
- the mutY gene encoding A/G-specific adenine glycosylase has protein sequence MTFQNELINWYLINKRDLPWRHTNDAYTIWLSEVILQQTRVEQGLPYFNRFLENFPTVADFASATEAKVLKLWQGLGYYSRGRNMHATAQIVVKDYHGIFPNLHDELIKLKGIGEYTAAAISSFSSGEARAVVDGNVFRVLSRFYGLATPINSPAGKKEFYALANDLLYKEDPALYNQAIMEFGAIQCKPKSPNCGICPLNQSCYAFNHGQVNVLPVKIRKAEQKHRYINYFICFENEQVLIRQRQAGDIWQHLYDFPGVETTEVYEWSDSLFIDQVKSVFGNKADFTFISAKKHTLTHQIIHIQFFALKNYIFNFSKQKELNWVSLSKLDELPQPKVIHDFVLEYFYKDKME, from the coding sequence ATGACATTTCAAAATGAACTCATCAATTGGTACTTAATAAACAAGAGAGATTTGCCCTGGAGGCACACCAATGATGCTTATACCATCTGGTTATCAGAGGTTATATTACAACAAACACGGGTGGAACAAGGACTTCCGTACTTTAACAGGTTTTTAGAAAATTTCCCTACAGTTGCTGATTTTGCCAGTGCTACCGAAGCCAAAGTTTTAAAGCTTTGGCAAGGTTTGGGTTACTACTCAAGAGGGAGGAATATGCATGCGACTGCTCAAATTGTGGTGAAAGATTACCATGGAATTTTCCCAAATCTGCATGATGAGCTTATAAAATTGAAAGGAATTGGTGAATATACCGCTGCTGCCATATCTTCATTTTCATCGGGAGAAGCACGGGCTGTGGTTGACGGGAATGTTTTTCGGGTGCTCTCCAGATTTTATGGTTTAGCCACACCAATAAATAGTCCAGCCGGCAAAAAAGAGTTTTATGCGCTAGCAAATGATTTGCTATACAAAGAAGACCCTGCCTTATATAATCAGGCTATTATGGAGTTCGGGGCCATACAATGTAAACCAAAATCGCCTAATTGCGGTATTTGCCCGCTTAACCAGAGCTGTTATGCCTTTAACCATGGCCAGGTAAATGTGCTGCCTGTTAAAATCCGCAAAGCCGAACAAAAACATCGGTATATTAATTATTTTATTTGTTTTGAAAATGAACAAGTATTAATCAGGCAGAGACAAGCTGGAGATATATGGCAGCATTTATATGATTTCCCTGGTGTGGAAACGACTGAAGTATACGAATGGAGCGATTCATTATTCATCGATCAGGTAAAATCTGTATTCGGAAATAAGGCCGATTTTACATTTATAAGCGCCAAAAAGCATACATTAACTCACCAAATAATCCATATACAATTTTTTGCATTAAAAAATTATATATTTAACTTTAGTAAACAAAAGGAACTAAATTGGGTTTCTTTAAGTAAATTAGATGAGTTACCGCAACCAAAAGTAATCCATGATTTTGTCCTGGAATATTTTTATAAGGACAAAATGGAGTAA